The Christiangramia flava JLT2011 genome has a segment encoding these proteins:
- a CDS encoding nuclear transport factor 2 family protein, which produces MKTSNLKTILALFLIVTALGYGQNETNIEKEAVINVMKTYKDALQNLSTEGTFDLFTEESEVFESGGVEGTYAHYIEHHLGPELGHFEKFEFSDYEIDAKLDVPYAFTTETYVYTIVIKPDDKGNSRTIKKKGVATSILKKIDSQWKITKMHSSSRNVK; this is translated from the coding sequence ATGAAAACATCAAATCTTAAAACAATCTTAGCACTATTTCTAATTGTAACAGCATTGGGATATGGTCAAAATGAAACGAATATCGAAAAAGAGGCAGTCATAAATGTGATGAAAACCTACAAGGATGCGCTACAAAACTTAAGCACCGAAGGTACTTTTGACCTGTTTACAGAAGAATCGGAAGTATTTGAATCTGGTGGTGTTGAAGGAACCTATGCTCATTATATTGAGCATCATTTGGGGCCAGAATTGGGGCATTTCGAAAAATTTGAGTTTTCAGATTATGAAATCGATGCCAAGTTAGATGTACCCTACGCCTTCACTACCGAAACATATGTTTATACAATCGTCATTAAACCTGACGACAAGGGAAATAGTCGAACAATAAAGAAAAAAGGTGTGGCAACCTCAATCCTTAAAAAAATTGACAGCCAATGGAAGATTACCAAAATGCATTCGTCTTCCAGAAACGTAAAATAA
- a CDS encoding ion channel, with protein MSKEKDIETTTAFYGQLFNSSKYVIAVVLIASAMQVYLVPKLEVAIAEIILICLTITKIGFIIALAFNQLMKIIGQSHILIHVLTLFGYLIALIVISFSVDYGALYLIEPSHFKYGGNPANTLSFFDMFYFSLITFSSVGYGDIVPISIIAKTLVILEVTVRFFVLVFGIANVNRIKVNK; from the coding sequence ATGAGCAAGGAAAAAGACATAGAAACAACAACCGCTTTTTACGGGCAGTTATTCAACAGTTCAAAATATGTGATAGCTGTTGTACTTATTGCCAGCGCGATGCAAGTCTATTTGGTGCCCAAACTTGAAGTAGCAATTGCAGAAATAATATTGATATGCCTAACAATAACCAAAATCGGGTTTATCATTGCTTTAGCTTTCAATCAACTGATGAAAATCATTGGGCAAAGCCATATCTTAATCCACGTATTGACCCTTTTTGGATACTTGATTGCGCTTATCGTAATTTCTTTTTCAGTTGACTATGGTGCACTATATCTAATAGAGCCTTCCCATTTTAAATACGGTGGCAATCCAGCTAATACCCTATCATTTTTTGATATGTTTTATTTCAGCTTAATTACATTTTCCTCGGTAGGCTATGGTGACATAGTACCTATAAGCATAATCGCAAAAACATTGGTCATATTAGAGGTCACTGTACGATTTTTTGTATTGGTGTTTGGTATTGCCAATGTAAATAGGATTAAAGTAAATAAATAA